The Prinia subflava isolate CZ2003 ecotype Zambia chromosome 23, Cam_Psub_1.2, whole genome shotgun sequence region AGGTACGGGGGGGCTGTgccactgccagggcagcactgccGGCTGTGCCCGGCTCTGCAGACTGCGCTGTGCGGGCCACGGCTGCCACAGCACAGTGACAGCATCGTCCCACTGCTGGATTTCTGTCCCAGCACAGTGACAGCATCGTCCCACTGCTGGATTTCTGTCCCAGCACAGTGACAGTGTCACCCCTCTGCTGGATTTCTCTAGAGTCGTTCCCAGTCCTAACGCCCTTTGCTGGGAACTCGTTTCTGGCCTGTCCTGCCcgaggcagagcagctctggagctgtcTGTCAGTCTTGGAGTGCATCAAATGTCACACGTTTGGTACCAGAGACAAAGCTCTGGTGCAGTATCCATTTAATATCTGAAGAGGATTCAACACTGGGAATTCCCCCTTCTCCACAGCCTGCTGGATCTTACCTGCAGcgtttgtttgcttttccccaGGCCTTTGCCCAGGTGAAGGAGCTGTACTCGGAGCTGCAGAGCCGGCTGGGGCAGGGCCTGCAGCTGGgcgagcagggcaggagggtgcGGAGCATCGGCCGGGAGGCGCAGGCGCTCTTCCAGGAGACCATGGGCATCATGCTCAGGATGGAAAGTAAGGCTCTCACAAACTCTTGTCACCATGGGGAAGAGCTTGGACTGCTGTGGTGTGAGGGGAGGGAGTGAGGAGGGAGACGATGCACTCCGGGCTGTAGCTGGTGGTGCTGTGCCAGGAAATCGAGAGTTTCCCAGGTGCCACCATGAAGGGAAGCCgtgcctgcagtgccactgTGCTCCCATTTCCCTCCACACTCTCATTTTTGTTTGCATTCAAAACTAGTGGGAGTggtgttttgggggttgtttggagggtggggagcacagggagtgCAGGATGTTGGTTTTCTTGCCCCATCAGAGCCTGCAGGAGTGAGGTGGAGGCTCAGCCCAACCCCGCCATGtaacccttcccttccctgccctctctcCTCAGCTTTAGAGTCAGAAATTCGGGAAGGCAACGAGGCTCTGGTGTCCAGGATGTCTCGGCTGtcggggctggaggagcaggtggGGAGGATCCGGGACACCATCAAGAGGAAAGTCGCCTACTACGAGAGCTGCTCGTGAGCAGCCCCGTGCTGCGGGGCACCGCTgcctctgcacacacagactgCTGCATTCATCCCAGGCCAGCTGGAGTTCTCCTGTGCCCAATATCCCTATTTTTAGCAAGTTAATTTTCCATACCTCTGGAAAGTAGCTGCACTGAACCGAAGGAGCAACCCCATGGAGTGGGCTGGACTGGCTGAAGCTGCCCGGTGGTTggaggaaaaagggggagagaCATCAGGCTCCCATGGCAAACAAACACATCCCCAGGTTGTTATTTCCAGAGGGCTTTATAAaccaggaaattatttttttttattttagccaATTCAAGCTCTTTGAGCTGAATTTCGCTGTTCAAATTAAAGCCCTCCTGTGGGGTCTTCTAAAGCTTTTTATCTGTGCTGCAGTTAATTCTTCAAACATGCCATGGCTTCAGTACTTCCCTCTGAGATCTTCCTTCAAATAAGCAGATCAGAGAAATGGAGAATTTTATCTGCCTCTGTATAACATACCTATATTTATGCAAATTAGAGAAACACAGGCTCATAGTCGAAGGTGAAGTCAGATGTCTTGTTTGATTTTCTGCCACAATCTGCTTATTTACCACAGAGCATTTGCCAGAAAACCACCAGCGGGAGCAGGTCTGGGATGCAGAGGGAAAGCTTTAGGGGAGACTTAGCAGACCATTCCCACATCAGATCTCTATGAATAACCAAGAGGCACTCTACAAAACAAATCTCAGCTTTATTAAGCAAGTGCTCATTGTGCAATTACAGCCTTGGAAGCGGAGCTCAGACCTTGCTGTGTTACTGTGGGACACGGGGAGGTTTCTAGCAGGTTCTTTCCTGTTGCAGCCGCAGTGagggctgggcagcctgggcagctgAACTCCAGGGCACCaaagcctggcactgcccaggcccAAGGAGAGGGTGAGGGTTGTAAAAACAAAAGAGCTGCCACGGGAGCAAAGCTCTGCATGGCTTTGGTTTGTGGGGCTGCTGTTGTGCAGGGCATTTGTGCAGTGACAACTAACCAGGGTACAGAGAACAGAAGCTGGTAGCACGGATGATGCCCTATGATAATGTACACTGGGTGTGGGAGCAGGAGCCTCGGACCTTCCCCCGCCTCCTCCCAGCTGTAATGATCCAGAAACACCCCGAGCCCGCTGCAGTGATGgatcctggcactgctgtgcccctgtcccagctgggcactgctctggagagctgctggcaggcagagcctCCTTTGCTGCTCACACCGGCGCTGTCTGGCTCTGAGGTgcagaaaagagaggaagagccCTTCTGGTTCTGCAAGAGAGAGAATTCCAGGTGAGGGCTGGGCCTTGTttcactgccctgctgcctgcagaaggTGCTGCTAGTGAGCCACAGTGAGGGGAGGGAAGCTGGGATCCCTTTGTGGACTCTTCCAAAGCCCTGTCACAGCACTGATCCTTGGAATGCGCCTCTCTGGGGTCTGTGGTGGCTCTGACTCGCATTTGTCTCTGCTGTTAATCCTTTGTGTGTGGCAGTCCTGTTCCAACACCCTCCTCAGCAGGGACTGGCACAGGACACAAGAGGAGGGAGCTCACTCGCTGTCCCTtcaggggagagcaggagctcaCCTCTGGGACACTCCTCAGAGCAGGGTCTGACACCAGAGCTGCCCACTGCTCACACACAGGGTGTGCAAATGGTAACAGGATCCAGCCAAGCTGTGGTCAAACAGCATCAAACCTGCATTGTTGTACTCTGCTTTACAAAATGAGCATCTCTGGGTCTGCTCACAAAGACATTCAACCCTGCCGGGGCCAAGTCTGGGAAAGAGATGCTGAGCCTggacctgcagctcctgttaGCCCTCTGCTCATGGGCACAGCTGAGACGGGGctggacagccccagcccagctgagggaCGGGTTGGCAGCAGCGTTTGTGGTGATGAACAGCCTGACATCATTGCAGGGTTTGGTGTGACAAATCCCTGCCTGGCTTCCTCCCTCACGTTCCTGGGCAACCTCCCTGTGATGTAAAAGTTGGATTCAGTGGCCTGGCCCTGATGGGAGCTGAGAGCTGAgtcactgctgggagctggttTGGTGAAAggctttttgttctgttttttcatgTTCAGTCACTGTGCTATTTGTGCCTTTCCCTTTTGCTTGCCCTAATTGGATTAATTAAGAGCAGCTAATGATTGGATTGCAGGGCACTCACCTCTGACCACGTGGCTGCCTCCCTCACATGACCAAACAAACTCCAGTTTGCCCAGTGCCACAGTGAGACGAGTGTTTACTGGTTTTCATTGGAACAAGAACCTCTGACTTGAAATGACTGGTCAGGAATGGGTGAAAGGGaacagaaagaagagaaatatcAATTATTTAGGATCAGTCTGTAGGGGAATTGTGGTGTCAATGTACAGAACATCAgctgtgagagcagagcagggctgggtgcagcctctcagcaccagcagcttgAAGCACTGAGAGCTCTTCTGGAAAACCAGTGTGCTCCAGCCCATGGGGAGCTGTGGCCCCCTGCTCACCCCGAGCTGgggcacacagcagagctgggctgggcacagcttcCAGACAAGCACTGGCTCATCCCaacccttctccctccccctagccacagctcctgtggcaggcacctccctccagggatggcGTTCCCAGACATGCTGGGAGTCAATGGGAATGACCCCGGTACCTACTGGGACTTGGAAGACTTTTTGAGCAGCACTGTCTCGGAGCAGGAGGACGCCTTTGTCTTCTCATGGCCCatgcaggaggggctgcagccacaggagctcCTGCCCGGGGGGCTGTGGGTGTCCGGTGGGGCCAGGTTGGTGTCCCTGGGCAGGTCcaggctgctgtccccaggcaggtcCAGGCTGTTGTCCCCAGATAGGGCcaggctgctgtccccaggcagggccaggctgctgtCCTCGGGCAGGTCCAGGCTGTTGTCCCCAGATAGGGCcaggctgctgtccccaggcagggccaggctgctgtccccaggcaggtcCAGGCTGCtgtccccgggcagggctccctCCTCCGGGGGGCTTggcagctcttcctcctccattcCCGTGTCCTGCTGAGGCTCAGGGGGCTTGGGTGGGTTTGGGTGCCCCTGTGAggtgccctgtgctgtgtccttgTCATCGCTTGGCGCTGCTGGTGGGGGGGTCCCCGTGGGGCTGCCGGGCCTGGGGGGCTCTGAGGCctctgtgacagggacagagccctcGGCTGCCCCGTGGCCGCTCATGTGCAGCTTCCTCATGTGGTGCACCACGGCCGCGGCGTTGAAGGCTTGCTGGGGAAGGAGACAAACCCCCCTGTGAGCGGCTGGGGATGCCAGAACACGCTGTCCCCCCTCCCAGGTGACACCAGGCTCGGCGCTGGTGACTCTGCGGGGCGGGCACGCTCCTGCCACAAACACCACGGCCTCCATCGAGTGTGAGCTGCTGGTGGCTTGGAGCTCACGGCTGCTTCCAGGTgaggaaaatggggagagctGGAAATGAccccctgccctctgctcccccttgCAGCTCTGTTTGTGTGAGCTCATTTGCAGCAGGGAATATTGCTCCAAACACCCTGTAAACATTGGCTGtgggcagtcccagctttggAGGATCCAGCTTTGGAGGATCCAGCTTACCCTCCCCAGCTGAagccctgcccagtgctggctgACAGCAACTGGTATTTGTTGGTGAAATGGCTGtgggctcccagcagcagccacttaCCCTCCATTTGCTCTTTGCAAAGTTTTTCTGGATCTGAGCACTGACAGATGGGTAGATGTCACGGTGGAGGGCTGTATTTCCATTAATCCTGCAgatgggaagagaagaaaatgggctCGTAGGCAGATGGCATTTGTAAGGCATTCCACATTCTGGAAGCACTGAACTGCTTTGTACGTTCAATCAGCAATAATTaaacccaaaggaaaaacagcaacaaaatgtaacacaaacacacacttcAAAGCCTGGGAAAGCTCAGGGTGGGacttctcctctgcctctgtttGTGGAGGCAAATATGCACAAATTGCATCTTTAATTATtcatcttctgctttctttgcacACAGTAAGGAGCCAGCTCGGGGGAGGCGGTGACGTTAGTGACGGGGTGGGGGACACGTCTGCTTCCAGGGACACTCCTGTACTGGGGACACTCCTGTACTGGGAACACTCCTGTACTGGGAACACTCCTGTAATGGGGACACCTCTGCTTCCAGGGACACTCCTGTACTGGGGACACTCCTGTTCCTGGGGACACTCCTGTAATGGGAACACTCCTGTACTGGGAACACTCCTGTACTGGGAACACTCCTGTACTGGGGACACCTCTGCTTCCAGGGACACTCCTGTACTGGGGACACTCCTGTTCCTGGGGACACTCCTGTAATGGGGACACTTCTATTCCTGGGGacactcctgctcctggggacacctctgctcctggggacacctctgctcccagggacactCCTGTACTGGGGACACTCCTGTACTGGGGACactcctgctctgggcacacTCCCGTCCCCTGCTCCCACGGAGCACATGGAGGACACAGAGCGGcacctgggggctgcagcatccccaggccCCCCCGAGCCTCACCACGGGTGCCTCAGGGCCTCCTCACAGGTGAACCTCGTGCTGGGGTTCTTCTCCAGTAAGTGTCGGATGAAGTCCTTGGCTGTTTGGGAAAGGGGGaagaagcagagagagaaggtgattttctccttcttcccagagctgatccTAACAGAActgctgggaaatgctgctgggtgaacagcacagagctcagtCCCGAGGAGAAGGGGTTGGGATCACGGCACCAGGgcaggttcaggttggatacCAGGAAAAATCCCACATCCAAGGGTTTGCTGCTGTGTGAGTGACTCCGGtcagagctcagccctccccGTCCCTGCCGAGGCAGCACAGGGCGTCCAGGCTTGGCTGctctgggggtttggggtgggggcCTGCGGGAGGGCgtgtggagctgcccagccccggAGCTTTACCTGACTCGGAGATGTCATCCCAAAACGGAGACTCGAACTCGTAGTAGCCTTCCTTAATCTTTTCAAAGAGTTTGGATTCTGTTTCTTCATAGAAAGGAGGGTACCCACAGAGCCTggaacagagcagggagccGGGGGCCCTTCAGTGCCACCACAAAAGTGGGCACAGGATCCTCCGGAGGCCACACGAGTGaggggggacagcagtgacagaggagctgctctgcctgctctgctgtccctctCTGCTCAGGGGATCTGCACAGCTGCACAAAAGAGTTAAAAACGTCACTGCAGCAGCGAGGGGACAAAGCCACAGCTGGTACCGAGCTGAGCAGTGTgggaggaaacaaaacaaaaaagtaccCGGGAAGATGGAATAGTATTTGTaaggaactggaaaaaaacaaagcctgGGATGAGGCAGAGAACAGAGCAAATGCAATTCATCTCCGCTCCTGCACTTGGTTTCCCACCTccctttaatttctgtgtttagggggggttcagggctgtgctgcacagaggggagggctggcagagccccgTGGAGCCCCGGGGAGCTGGGGGGcactggaggagctgctccGTACTCACAGGATGTAGGTGATGACCCCGATGGACCAGCAGTCCACGGCCTTGCTGTAGGGCTTCTGTGCCAGCACCTcgggggctgcaggacagcagaagCAAAGGGCAGTTCTGAGCAGGAATGAATTATCCgacactgggaaaagcaggagtgtCAGGCAGTAACAGCCCCATTTCCCAGCTGAACTGGTCTGTGgtttttgtatcttttttatGCCATTATATAGAAAGAAGCACAGACAATCTCTGCCTGCATGCTGAGGTTTAACCAGggagctgcatccacccaaTGCAGTCTGGTGGGAATTAAATGAAATCTCattgcattaaaataatttttataatcTTTTCAATAAGTATATTGCCCTCAAAATTACccttttctttgcatttttagaATGCTGATATTTTTCAGTCCCCACACTCGTTTAGGGGGTCTGTGCAGTGCATCTGTGACTCCCATGTTGTTATCAATGCACTGttgatttctttcccttcttccaGGCAGTGTCCTGGATGTGCACACCATTTTTTCCAGGGAATCCAGCAGCACAAGGCCACTCCTGCCCCTTGGCTCACCCACGTATCCTGGAGTCCCACAGGCCGTGGACATGATCCCGTTCTGCTCCATTTTCGACAGGCCGAAATCCGTGATCATGATTTTGGAGTTCTCCTCGGGGGTGAGGTACAGGAGGTTCTCGGGCTGTGAGCACGGGGAGGGGGCGGTCAGAGGGGGGAGCTGGTGGCAGGGCAGTGGCAaagaggggcagcaggaggtggggcagagcaggggcagtgtCCCCACGGCCCCGGGGCTCACCTTGAGGTCTCGGTGCACGATGCCGTTCTCGTGCAGGTATTTCACAGCCGTCAGCACCTGGTGGATCACCAGGCTGGCGTCCTTCTCCGTGTAAACGCCCCGCTCCAGGATCCTGTCAAACAGCTCTCCCCCAGACACCCTGTGGAGGGGGCAGCTTAGAAAGAGGACTGGGAAAATGCAAAAGCTTTTGTGTCGGTTTGGTTAGGTTGGGTTTCTGCTCCTTCCACAGCAGTTTTTGGGAGGCTGAGACTGATGGAAGCCCCTGGGTGCAGTCCCAGTGGGGATTGCAGGGCAGTTTGGGTGAGGCTGTGGGGTAAGTCCtggtggggctgagctgcaggtacccagccctgcctcaggcCCCACTCCTCAAGTGGTTTTAGGGTTTTGTTCTTTACTCAATTTGCAgccgagcagcagcagccgggtGCTCAGagctcttcctctgctgctgacacGGTGCCCATTCCATTTCTAGAAACCCTGCGTGGCACAGCTTTAATTAGAAATACTTCTGTCTCTGCCCTGCTAAACTGTGAGGAATTAATTTGCATAAACAGATCCAACTCGTGGCTCAGAAAGTTGCTGTTAGAGTGGGGCTGGCCAAGGGGCCACGAGGAGTGTCCGGGgtggctccagcctggcactgaGGGTGTTTGGATGGGCttgaggggctctggggtgcgGGTGCTGAGGTCCCACACagtgcctggccctgccctggccctgccctggccccagggaaGGGGCTCAGCGGGTACTCACAGCTGCATGACCAGGTAGAAGTGGGTTGTGCTCTCGTAAATGTCTTCTAAAGTCACGATGTTCTCGTGCTTTATTCTGCAAAGGGAAATGCGGGTCAGAAACAAATCCTGGCACGCACAGAAGGGGCTTGTGAGGTGGAAAACCCCGCAGTCATCTCGCTTTGATCACCAGGATAAGTTCACTGGGTgttctggggctgctgtccctcctcctGCGTGGCAGAGGATCAGTGCTGCCCACCCAATTCCTTTTGGAGCACCAGGCACCATCAGTGGGGGGACCAGACCCTTTATTGAAGGCACCCGGCACATCAGGAGTGCTCCCTGGACTGTCACACTCACTTTTTCAGCACTGCTATTTCATTCtccaggctgctgtccctgttgAGAGGAGACTTCTTGATGCATTTCAGAGCAAAGAGCTTGCCAGTGCTTTTCTGCTTCACCAGGAAAACTTCTGAGAAGgctcctctgcagagagggggggaagctgcatttcagtgggtgctgctctgggaacGGGGAGGGGCTGAGAAACAGCACGGGAAAACAACGTGGTGGGGACTTTCTGTGGGTGCTGATCTAAAGGTGGAACTGcactggagcagccccagactTCGGCTGTTCGAGGCAGGGTTATGCAATGGAAATAAAACCCTGCATGGTTTTTGTGTAGAGGACAGGTTAATTCTGCACAGgcccccagggagctgcagtctGGGTTGGTGTCACCCAACATTCTGCACGTCTAAAATGCAGAACAGCAGGAGAACCCCAGTGAATGTTTAAGTTCAGCCTCTGactgaagagctgctgctcccctcgGTGACAAGGGGACAGT contains the following coding sequences:
- the CAMK1G gene encoding calcium/calmodulin-dependent protein kinase type 1G isoform X3, giving the protein MGRKEEEGSGCWKKQTSNIRKTFIFMEALGSGAFSEVFLVKQKSTGKLFALKCIKKSPLNRDSSLENEIAVLKKIKHENIVTLEDIYESTTHFYLVMQLVSGGELFDRILERGVYTEKDASLVIHQVLTAVKYLHENGIVHRDLKPENLLYLTPEENSKIMITDFGLSKMEQNGIMSTACGTPGYVAPEVLAQKPYSKAVDCWSIGVITYILLCGYPPFYEETESKLFEKIKEGYYEFESPFWDDISESAKDFIRHLLEKNPSTRFTCEEALRHPWINGNTALHRDIYPSVSAQIQKNFAKSKWRQAFNAAAVVHHMRKLHMSGHGAAEGSVPVTEASEPPRPGSPTGTPPPAAPSDDKDTAQGTSQGHPNPPKPPEPQQDTGMEEEELPSPPEEGAPDTHSPPGRSSCGCSPSCMGHEKTKASSCSETVLLKKSSKSHHFKSEVLVPMKTSKHSSHCGTGQTGVCLVM
- the CAMK1G gene encoding calcium/calmodulin-dependent protein kinase type 1G isoform X2; the protein is MGRKEEEGSGCWKKQTSNIRKTFIFMEALGSGAFSEVFLVKQKSTGKLFALKCIKKSPLNRDSSLENEIAVLKKIKHENIVTLEDIYESTTHFYLVMQLVSGGELFDRILERGVYTEKDASLVIHQVLTAVKYLHENGIVHRDLKPENLLYLTPEENSKIMITDFGLSKMEQNGIMSTACGTPGYVAPEVLAQKPYSKAVDCWSIGVITYILLCGYPPFYEETESKLFEKIKEGYYEFESPFWDDISESAKDFIRHLLEKNPSTRFTCEEALRHPWINGNTALHRDIYPSVSAQIQKNFAKSKWRQAFNAAAVVHHMRKLHMSGHGAAEGSVPVTEASEPPRPGSPTGTPPPAAPSDDKDTAQGTSQGHPNPPKPPEPQQDTGMEEEELPSPPEEGALPGDSSLDLPDTHSPPGRSSCGCSPSCMGHEKTKASSCSETVLLKKSSKSHHFKSEVLVPMKTSKHSSHCGTGQTGVCLVM
- the CAMK1G gene encoding calcium/calmodulin-dependent protein kinase type 1G isoform X1, with product MGRKEEEGSGCWKKQTSNIRKTFIFMEALGSGAFSEVFLVKQKSTGKLFALKCIKKSPLNRDSSLENEIAVLKKIKHENIVTLEDIYESTTHFYLVMQLVSGGELFDRILERGVYTEKDASLVIHQVLTAVKYLHENGIVHRDLKPENLLYLTPEENSKIMITDFGLSKMEQNGIMSTACGTPGYVAPEVLAQKPYSKAVDCWSIGVITYILLCGYPPFYEETESKLFEKIKEGYYEFESPFWDDISESAKDFIRHLLEKNPSTRFTCEEALRHPWINGNTALHRDIYPSVSAQIQKNFAKSKWRQAFNAAAVVHHMRKLHMSGHGAAEGSVPVTEASEPPRPGSPTGTPPPAAPSDDKDTAQGTSQGHPNPPKPPEPQQDTGMEEEELPSPPEEGALPGDSSLDLPGDSSLALPGDSSLALSGDNSLDLPEDSSLALPGDSSLALSGDNSLDLPGDSSLDLPRDTNLAPPDTHSPPGRSSCGCSPSCMGHEKTKASSCSETVLLKKSSKSHHFKSEVLVPMKTSKHSSHCGTGQTGVCLVM